From the genome of Chelonoidis abingdonii isolate Lonesome George chromosome 25, CheloAbing_2.0, whole genome shotgun sequence, one region includes:
- the TXLNA gene encoding alpha-taxilin, whose product MKNQGGENKAALLPASPPKMNSNLVLEEGDVAEAAAPLESGDSTSQSETCNSEPSAAGNAESLTSEEQDNNEASHVEEETKSSQPAMCDVSEELSRQLEDILNTYCVDASQEGPGDDGGQSEPTEPDEADKCRSESPRNGEQEPGCPEMNGEKEGSKGTEEFRANDECGDRDQKRAQEKKKAKGLGKEITLLMQTLNTLSTPEEKLAALCKKYAELLEEHRNSQKQMKILQKKQTQLVQEKDHLRSEHSKAILARSKLESLCRELQRHNRTLKEEGVQRAREEEEKRKEVTSHFQVTLNDIQLQMEQHNERNSKLRQENMELAERLKKLIEQYELREEHIDKVFKHKDLQQQLVDAKLQQAQEMLKEAEERHQREKDFLLKEAVESQRMCELMKQQETHLKQQLALYTEKFEEFQNTLSKSSEVFTTFKQEMEKMTKKIKKLEKETTVYRSRWESSNKALLEMAEEKTLRDKELEGLQVKIQRLEKLCRALQTERNDLNKKVQDLCAHTLQAEADTLEPLNDPPRDSSGEPALGGAVAQQCPREDCLRSAKPMHCTEPAENPGELSIGALG is encoded by the exons ATGAAGAACCAAGGTGGGGAGAACAaagctgctctgctgcctgccAGTCCTCCCAAAATGAACAGCAATCTGGTGCTAGAGGAAGGAGACGTAGCCGAGGCTGCAGCACCCCTTGAATCTGGGGACTCCACAAGCCAGTCTGAGACATGCAACTCTGAGCCTTCTGCTGCTGGCAATGCTGAGAGCCTGACCAGTGAGGAGCAGGATAATAATGAGG CTTCTCATGTGGAGGAGGAGACAAAATCCTCCCAGCCTGCCATGTGTGATGTCTCTGAAGAGCTGAGCAGGCAGCTGGAGGACATCTTGAACACATACTGTGTGGATGCCAGCCAGGAAGGGCCAGGAGATGATGGTGGGCAGAGCGAGCCCACGGAGCCAGACGAAGCAGACAAGTGCCGGAGCGAATCCCCCAGGAATGGCGAGCAGGAGCCAGGCTGCCCTGAGATGAATGGAGAGAAGGAGGGCTCTAAGGGGACTGAAGAGTTCCGAGCCAATGACGAGTGTGGGGACCGTGATCAGAAACGGGCCCAGGAGAAGAAGAAAGCCAAGGGTCTCG GCAAGGAGATCACTTTGCTGATGCAGACACTGAACACGCTGAGCACCCCAGAGGAGAAGCTGGCAGCACTGTGCAAGAAATATGCTGAGCTG ctggaAGAGCACAGGAACTCCCAGAAGCAGATGAAGATCCTTCAGAAGAAGCAGACGCAGCTGGTGCAGGAGAAGGACCATCTGAGGAGTGAACATAGCAAGGCCATCCTGGCGCGCAGCAAGCTGGAGAGCTTGTGCCGCGAGCTCCAGAGACACAACCGCACCCTCAAG GAGGAAGGCGTCCAGCGtgcaagggaggaggaggagaagcggaAGGAAGTGACGTCCCATTTCCAGGTGACGCTGAATGACATCCAGTTGCAGATGGAGCAGCACAACGAGCGGAACTCCAAGCTGCGCCAGGAGAACATGGAGCTGGCAGAGAGGCTGAAAAAACTCATTGAGCAGTACGAGCTgcgggaggag CATATCGATAAGGTGTTCAAACACAAAgacttgcagcagcagctggtggatGCCAAGCTCCAGCAGGCCCAGGAGATGctgaaggaggcagaggagagacaCCAGCGGGAGAAGGACTTT CTGCTGAAAGAGGCCGTGGAGTCTCAGAGAATGTGTGAGCTGATGAAGCAGCAGGAGACCCATCTCAAGCAGCAG CTGGCCCTCTACACAGAGAAGTTTGAGGAGTTTCAGAACACGCTTTCCAAAAGCAGTGAGGTGTTCACTACATTCAAACAGGAGATGGAAAAG ATGACAAAAAAGATCAAGAAGCTGGAGAAAGAGACCACTGTGTATCGGTCTCGCTGGGAGAGCAGCAACAAGGCTCTGCTGGAGATGGCCGAGGAG AAAACCCTTCGGGACAAGGAGCTGGAAGGGCTTCAGGTGAAAATCCAGCGTTTGGAGAAGCTGTGCCGAGCCCTTCAGACCGAGCGCAATGACCTGAACAAGAAGGTGCAGGACCTGTGTGCCCATACACTCCAGGCCGAAGCAGACACGCTGGAACCCCTAAATGACCCGCCTCGAGACAGCTCTGGTGAGCCAGCACTAGGGGGTGCAGTAGCACAGCAGTGCCCCAGGGAGGATTGTCTTCGCTCAGCAAAGCCGATGCACTGCACGGAACCTGCGGAGAACCCTGGAGAACTGAGCATAGGAGCTTTGGGTTAG